In Campylobacter vicugnae, a genomic segment contains:
- the uvrB gene encoding excinuclease ABC subunit UvrB — protein sequence MDKFDLNSKFTPSKDQQNAIDNIVNAFNNGAKYSVLLGVTGSGKTFTMANVIKQLNIPTLIMTHNKSLAAQLYSEFKGFFPNNHVEYFISYYDYYQPEAYIPRQDLFIEKDSAINDELERLRLSATANLLEHDDTIVIASVSANYGLGNPAEYKGMIITLERGMQISQKELLLKLVDMGYKRNDSYFDRADFRVNGDVIDIYPAYFNDEAIRLEFFGDEIEEIYHFNALENKKTKNLNRFILYATSQFVVGENRLKEAIKGIEAELEDRLKFYESQGRLVEYQRLKQRVEFDLEMLATTGSTKGVENYARYLTGQKPGETPYSMFDYFEMSGQDYLIIVDESHVSLPQFRGMYAGDRSRKEILVEYGFRLPSALDNRPLKFDEFIAKKGKFLFVSATPNEYEIQLANNHIYEQILRPTGLLDPEIEVISSDNQVEVLYDRAKAVIERGERVLITTLTKKMAEELTRYYLELGLKIKYMHSDIDAVERNELIRGLRRGDYDILVGINLLREGLDLPEVSLVAVMDADKEGFLRSKTSLIQTMGRAARNVNGKVILFANKITNSMQQAIDITTARRKYQDEYNKANGIIPKSASRNIEDSLKEEEAPALYTKAKKLEKMPANERAKMVKELRAMMLEAAKNLEFEKAATLRDEIAKLRQI from the coding sequence ATGGACAAATTCGATTTAAATAGTAAATTTACACCAAGCAAAGATCAGCAAAATGCTATTGATAATATTGTAAATGCTTTTAATAATGGAGCAAAATATAGCGTTCTTTTGGGGGTTACAGGTAGTGGTAAAACTTTTACTATGGCAAATGTAATAAAGCAGTTAAATATCCCAACGCTAATAATGACACACAATAAATCTTTAGCAGCGCAATTATATAGTGAATTTAAAGGATTTTTTCCTAATAATCATGTGGAGTATTTTATTAGCTATTATGATTATTATCAGCCTGAGGCATATATCCCAAGACAAGATTTATTTATAGAAAAAGATAGCGCTATAAATGATGAATTAGAGCGCCTAAGGCTCTCAGCTACGGCAAATTTGCTTGAACACGATGATACTATCGTGATAGCTAGTGTATCAGCAAATTATGGTCTAGGTAATCCAGCTGAGTATAAGGGTATGATTATTACTTTAGAGCGTGGTATGCAAATTAGCCAAAAAGAGCTACTTTTAAAGCTAGTTGATATGGGGTATAAAAGAAATGATAGCTACTTTGATAGGGCTGATTTTAGAGTTAATGGAGATGTGATAGATATCTATCCGGCTTACTTTAATGATGAGGCGATAAGGCTTGAGTTTTTTGGTGATGAGATAGAAGAAATTTATCACTTTAACGCACTAGAGAATAAAAAAACTAAAAATTTAAATCGCTTTATACTATATGCAACAAGTCAGTTTGTAGTGGGCGAAAATAGACTTAAAGAGGCGATAAAGGGAATTGAGGCTGAATTAGAAGATAGGCTTAAATTTTATGAGAGTCAAGGAAGATTAGTAGAGTATCAAAGGCTAAAACAAAGGGTGGAATTTGATCTAGAAATGCTAGCTACCACTGGAAGTACAAAGGGCGTGGAGAATTATGCAAGATATCTAACAGGTCAAAAGCCAGGAGAAACGCCATACTCGATGTTTGATTATTTTGAGATGAGTGGGCAGGATTATCTAATTATAGTTGATGAGAGTCATGTGAGTTTGCCACAGTTTCGTGGAATGTATGCAGGTGATAGAAGTAGAAAAGAGATCTTAGTAGAGTATGGATTTAGATTGCCTAGTGCGTTAGATAATAGACCGCTTAAATTTGATGAGTTTATAGCTAAAAAGGGGAAATTTCTATTTGTATCTGCTACTCCAAATGAGTATGAAATTCAGCTAGCAAACAATCATATATATGAGCAAATTTTACGCCCAACTGGGCTTTTAGACCCTGAGATAGAGGTGATAAGTAGTGATAATCAAGTTGAAGTTCTTTATGATAGAGCAAAAGCTGTAATAGAGCGAGGCGAGAGAGTGCTAATAACTACTTTAACTAAAAAGATGGCTGAAGAATTAACAAGATACTATCTAGAACTAGGATTAAAAATTAAATATATGCACTCTGATATTGATGCTGTGGAGCGAAATGAGCTAATACGCGGCCTAAGGCGCGGGGATTATGATATTTTAGTTGGGATAAATTTGCTTCGTGAGGGGCTAGATTTACCTGAGGTGAGTCTAGTGGCAGTAATGGACGCAGATAAGGAGGGGTTTTTGCGTTCTAAAACTAGTCTTATTCAAACTATGGGGCGTGCAGCTAGAAATGTAAATGGTAAAGTTATACTATTTGCTAATAAAATAACTAACTCAATGCAACAAGCCATAGATATTACAACGGCTCGCCGTAAGTATCAAGATGAGTATAATAAAGCAAATGGAATAATCCCAAAAAGTGCTAGCAGAAACATAGAAGATAGCCTAAAAGAAGAGGAGGCTCCAGCACTATACACCAAAGCTAAAAAACTTGAAAAAATGCCAGCTAATGAGCGCGCTAAGATGGTAAAAGAGCTAAGGGCTATGATGCTAGAAGCGGCTAAAAATCTTGAGTTTGAAAAGGCAGCTACTCTTCGTGATGAGATTGCTAAGCTAAGACAAATTTAA
- a CDS encoding DUF2920 family protein — protein MIQTKSYQIDGINDAELDIKRDSKLEFKLTYDNAKEIRSIITVIPGLGEDGDAYYRSKLAQSIARDMDAAVITVNYFGVKSNPPAAKFSIDEIDELILKTVADSIGNPIPDDIKLTKMDSDEIWNYINEHLFNFIGMQKITGKLRLDFKLPIHMTLAPPNGEYQNFGLMAALDVINSVLYIKNNPPFKVSPSCKNGGGLATIYVGSSHGGYIANLCAKFAPWAVDAILDNCGWNLSTQIFDKQDYQQGTFRTIGFGKEIDFTKYRRDSRDNENFHLCVSDKTYWTSNSQSPNYFSRSRYEIRDVNEPNHLKVLSNYPKPIFKCYHVKGDSVAPIDEKIKFYEQLQANGFDATLDIVSDKSRIDGKFIKDLNHGMGMSMKLLVANNYEWLMDKIAQNKKLKHEPNIKFKTSQYLYEFNEQNNQVSLKCSKITQ, from the coding sequence ATGATACAAACCAAAAGCTATCAAATAGATGGCATAAACGATGCTGAGCTAGATATCAAAAGAGACTCAAAACTTGAATTTAAACTCACCTATGATAACGCCAAAGAGATTAGATCTATTATTACTGTAATTCCAGGTCTTGGCGAAGATGGCGATGCTTATTACAGAAGCAAGCTAGCCCAAAGCATAGCAAGAGATATGGACGCAGCTGTAATTACTGTAAATTATTTTGGTGTCAAAAGCAATCCACCAGCGGCAAAATTTAGCATTGATGAGATAGATGAATTAATATTAAAAACAGTAGCTGATAGTATAGGTAACCCAATTCCAGATGATATAAAACTAACCAAGATGGACTCAGATGAAATTTGGAATTATATTAATGAACATCTATTTAACTTTATAGGTATGCAAAAGATTACTGGCAAACTAAGATTAGATTTTAAACTCCCAATTCATATGACTCTAGCTCCACCAAATGGAGAGTATCAAAATTTTGGTCTAATGGCTGCTCTTGATGTGATCAACTCTGTTTTATATATCAAAAACAATCCACCATTTAAAGTATCTCCAAGTTGTAAAAATGGGGGGGGGCTTGCTACGATCTATGTAGGCTCTAGCCATGGTGGATATATAGCTAATCTCTGTGCTAAATTTGCCCCATGGGCAGTAGATGCAATACTAGATAACTGCGGCTGGAACCTAAGCACTCAAATCTTTGATAAGCAAGATTACCAACAAGGAACATTCCGTACTATTGGATTTGGTAAAGAGATTGACTTTACTAAATATAGGCGAGATAGTAGAGATAATGAAAACTTTCATCTATGTGTCTCAGATAAGACCTACTGGACATCAAACTCACAAAGCCCAAACTATTTTAGTCGCTCTAGATATGAGATTAGAGATGTCAATGAACCTAATCATCTAAAAGTACTTAGCAACTATCCAAAACCGATTTTTAAATGCTATCATGTAAAAGGTGATAGCGTAGCGCCAATTGATGAAAAGATTAAATTTTATGAGCAATTACAAGCCAATGGCTTTGATGCTACTCTTGATATCGTAAGCGATAAATCAAGAATCGATGGTAAATTTATCAAAGACCTAAACCACGGAATGGGTATGAGTATGAAGCTATTAGTGGCAAATAATTATGAGTGGCTAATGGATAAAATAGCTCAAAATAAAAAGCTTAAGCATGAGCCAAATATTAAATTTAAAACCAGCCAATATCTATATGAATTTAACGAACAAAATAATCAAGTAAGCCTAAAATGTAGCAAAATCACGCAGTAA
- a CDS encoding acetate kinase, whose translation MKILVINSGSSSIKFKLYDMRNESVMCKGLIEQIGSDNSFAKISTAHGSIKEISRPITNHAQGIDIMNELLFNSGVVNSLDEIDGVGHRVVQGADIFTDAVLIDESVMQKIEELIPLAPLHNPAHLAGMKETLKVRPDIPNIAVFDTVFHQTMPKSSYMYALPLEFYEKYKIRKYGFHGTSHQFVSKAGAKILGIDYDKFSCITLHLGNGASIAAIKDGKCIDTTMGLTPLEGLMMGTRCGSIDPAIMPFLMKNANLSGEEVDNIMNKKSGLLAIGGSNDMRVIEQKMDEGDENAKLAFDMFVLKVKKYIGSYIAILGKIDAIIFTAGIGENDSRIREAICDGLEIFGIKLDKVKNKESKDEPRRIGQPDTLVRIIIVPTDEELAIAKDTVRIINNIKGSK comes from the coding sequence ATGAAAATTTTAGTTATTAACTCTGGTAGTAGCTCTATCAAATTTAAACTCTACGATATGCGCAATGAGAGCGTAATGTGTAAAGGATTAATAGAACAAATAGGCTCAGACAACTCATTTGCCAAAATCTCAACTGCTCACGGAAGTATCAAAGAGATATCTAGACCTATAACTAACCACGCTCAAGGTATAGATATTATGAATGAGTTGTTATTTAATTCTGGAGTAGTAAATAGCCTAGATGAGATTGATGGCGTAGGCCACAGAGTAGTTCAAGGTGCTGATATATTCACAGATGCAGTACTAATAGATGAAAGCGTAATGCAAAAGATAGAAGAGCTAATTCCACTTGCTCCACTTCACAATCCAGCTCACTTAGCAGGTATGAAAGAGACGCTAAAAGTTCGCCCAGATATTCCAAATATAGCTGTGTTTGATACGGTATTTCACCAAACAATGCCAAAAAGCTCTTATATGTATGCTCTACCACTTGAATTTTACGAAAAATACAAAATACGCAAATATGGCTTTCACGGCACATCTCATCAGTTTGTTTCTAAAGCTGGAGCTAAGATTTTAGGCATTGATTATGATAAATTTAGCTGTATTACTCTACACCTTGGCAACGGTGCTAGCATAGCAGCTATTAAAGATGGCAAATGTATTGATACTACAATGGGGCTAACTCCGCTTGAGGGTCTTATGATGGGGACACGCTGTGGCAGCATTGATCCAGCTATTATGCCATTTTTGATGAAAAATGCAAATTTGAGTGGCGAAGAAGTAGATAATATTATGAATAAAAAATCTGGCCTTCTAGCTATTGGCGGTAGCAACGATATGCGTGTAATAGAACAAAAGATGGATGAAGGCGATGAAAATGCTAAGCTTGCATTTGATATGTTTGTTTTAAAAGTTAAAAAATATATCGGTTCATATATTGCAATTTTAGGCAAAATAGATGCTATCATATTTACTGCTGGAATTGGCGAAAATGATTCTAGAATCAGAGAAGCTATATGCGATGGACTAGAGATTTTTGGTATTAAGTTAGATAAAGTAAAAAATAAAGAATCCAAAGATGAACCACGCAGAATCGGTCAGCCTGATACTTTAGTTCGTATTATCATCGTTCCTACAGATGAAGAACTAGCCATTGCTAAAGATACAGTAAGAATTATAAATAACATAAAAGGCTCTAAATGA
- a CDS encoding ACT domain-containing protein, which yields MSKVAFPITIVDCIDIGLDLEKIQNKLQSYYDEYEDDLYLLHKNKIDYISKFTKINNDEIYKNINFDFSQSGILFEILRPLKEECISVLVVSAYERDYIFVNKNDFDFDKVKKIFGL from the coding sequence ATGAGTAAAGTAGCTTTTCCTATTACTATTGTTGATTGTATTGACATTGGTTTAGATTTAGAAAAAATTCAAAATAAACTACAATCATATTATGATGAATATGAAGATGATTTATATTTGTTACATAAAAACAAAATCGATTATATCTCTAAATTTACGAAAATTAATAATGATGAAATTTATAAAAATATTAATTTTGATTTTTCACAAAGCGGCATTCTATTTGAGATATTAAGACCGCTCAAAGAAGAATGTATAAGTGTATTAGTTGTATCAGCTTACGAAAGAGATTATATTTTTGTTAATAAAAATGATTTTGATTTTGATAAAGTAAAGAAAATTTTTGGATTATAG
- a CDS encoding type II secretion system protein, translating to MIKAFSLIELAFVIIILGVLLSIAVPRVFFSKNEADILKIKTDLATIQANILHQKTALLLSAKIQEPTLNTQILHSINLSKWSVDANTLIYNEEVKFSYDNNATIKCLSPQNICDKLKL from the coding sequence ATGATAAAAGCATTTAGTTTAATAGAACTAGCATTTGTCATTATAATCCTTGGCGTTTTGCTATCTATAGCAGTGCCAAGGGTATTTTTTAGTAAAAATGAAGCAGATATTCTAAAAATCAAAACCGACTTAGCTACAATCCAAGCAAATATTTTACATCAAAAAACAGCCCTACTCCTAAGCGCTAAAATACAAGAACCAACACTAAATACTCAAATTCTACACTCAATAAATCTATCTAAGTGGAGCGTAGATGCAAATACCTTAATCTATAATGAAGAAGTGAAATTTAGCTATGATAATAACGCTACTATAAAATGCCTATCACCACAAAATATATGCGATAAGCTTAAACTATGA
- a CDS encoding flagellin B, whose product MSFRINTNIAAMNAHANSLITDRELTSSLGRLSSGLRIQTAADDASGLVIADSLKSQANSLGQAIANGNDAIGIVQTADKAMDEQIKILDTIKTKAIQAAQDGQNSDSRRALQNDISRLLEELDMIATTTSFNGQQLLNGNFSNKNFQIGAYSNETAKVSIGATNSNTIGHTRFETMNNTIVSNFSAVSALNIEVKLSGVDGYPNGYTFQTISGTVIQKDGYKAIAEMMNGVSDKTGVKVKVNNTQIFSDSISAGTIQNLTINGVTIGNIHVKANDSDGVLIGAINAKKDETGVEASIENGKLVLAAKDGRAIRIGAFSQSAKFMGGQVTGASAYTAGGGALFLGQLTFIRQDARDIKVGIGGISTLSGFTTGGNAVSLASAASTVFNQASVNLKYMNSGTVSAALAKAMGYFMGNASNAGQEVDQTGGVNTYGGAQAMIDVAESARKTLDKLRADLGSVQNQLVATINNITVTQVNVKSAESQIRDVDFASESANFSKFNILAQSGSYAMSQANSVQQNILRLLQ is encoded by the coding sequence ATGAGTTTTAGAATTAACACTAACATTGCAGCTATGAATGCACATGCTAACTCACTTATTACTGATAGAGAGCTTACTAGCTCACTTGGTCGCCTAAGTTCAGGTCTTAGAATTCAAACAGCAGCTGATGATGCTTCTGGTCTTGTTATTGCTGATTCACTAAAAAGTCAAGCTAACTCTTTAGGTCAAGCAATAGCTAATGGTAATGATGCAATTGGTATTGTTCAAACTGCAGATAAAGCTATGGATGAACAGATTAAAATACTTGATACTATTAAAACCAAAGCTATCCAAGCAGCACAAGATGGTCAAAACTCTGATTCTAGAAGAGCACTTCAAAATGATATTAGCAGACTGCTAGAAGAGCTAGATATGATAGCTACTACTACAAGCTTCAATGGCCAACAACTACTAAATGGTAACTTCTCAAACAAAAACTTCCAAATTGGTGCTTATAGTAATGAAACAGCTAAAGTAAGCATAGGTGCTACAAACTCAAATACTATTGGGCATACTAGGTTTGAGACAATGAATAATACTATAGTTTCTAACTTTTCAGCAGTTTCTGCATTAAATATAGAAGTTAAGTTAAGTGGTGTTGATGGATATCCTAATGGTTATACATTTCAAACTATATCTGGTACAGTAATTCAAAAAGATGGCTATAAAGCAATTGCTGAAATGATGAATGGAGTTTCAGATAAAACTGGTGTAAAAGTTAAAGTAAATAATACTCAAATTTTTAGTGATAGCATATCCGCTGGTACAATTCAAAATCTAACCATTAATGGCGTAACAATTGGTAATATTCATGTAAAAGCAAACGATAGCGATGGTGTATTAATCGGAGCAATCAACGCTAAAAAAGATGAAACCGGCGTAGAAGCTAGCATTGAAAATGGTAAATTAGTTCTAGCAGCTAAAGATGGTAGAGCTATTAGAATTGGAGCATTTTCACAAAGTGCTAAATTTATGGGTGGACAAGTTACTGGTGCATCTGCTTATACCGCTGGCGGTGGTGCATTATTCTTAGGACAACTTACATTTATACGCCAAGATGCTAGAGATATTAAAGTTGGTATAGGCGGAATTTCAACACTATCAGGATTTACTACTGGTGGTAATGCTGTTAGTTTGGCAAGTGCTGCTTCAACAGTATTTAATCAGGCTTCTGTAAATCTTAAATATATGAATTCAGGTACTGTTAGTGCAGCATTAGCTAAGGCTATGGGTTACTTTATGGGAAATGCATCTAATGCTGGTCAAGAAGTAGATCAAACTGGTGGCGTAAATACTTACGGTGGTGCTCAAGCTATGATAGATGTAGCTGAATCAGCTAGAAAAACTCTAGATAAATTAAGAGCTGATCTAGGTTCGGTTCAAAATCAGCTTGTAGCTACTATAAATAATATTACAGTAACTCAAGTAAATGTAAAATCAGCTGAATCTCAAATAAGAGATGTGGACTTTGCTAGTGAGAGTGCAAACTTCTCTAAATTTAATATCCTAGCTCAAAGTGGTAGCTACGCTATGAGTCAAGCCAACTCAGTACAACAAAACATCTTAAGACTACTTCAGTAA
- a CDS encoding primosomal protein N' translates to MNYYLIAIIGANLQPLIYQSQTELKEYEIIKVSLRNKIQNGVILHKTTKPNFKTSTIIDRLNLSFSKYQITLAKFISHYYTCEIGVAFGLFEPFSKYQSVDCSFIKSPNLSPLQQQAAEFTKQNLISLIFGDTGSGKSEIYISQIQECLNKGKQALFLMPEISLTPQMQARLEVYFGQSIGVWHSKISPKNKKSLLSDFSSGKIKLIAGARSALFLPFSNLGLIIVDEEHDDSYKNSSDPYYNTKDLAIYIANKLNIKCILGSATPSLNSYVKFPHFRLKGRYYNSQKEYIYDYSPTGLNSLLLKQISIALEAKKQIIIFLPTRANFKFLICQSCFESLQCPYCSISLSLHKKHKTLKCHYCGFTCAIPNLCPSCNSHMLESRKIGTSELVEQIKQYFPLARVAKFDRDEITTQKKLTTLLKNFNDYKIDIIVGTQMLSKGHDYHNVSLAIIMGLDGHLEYSDYQARSKSLALAMQVAGRAGRASYGKVIIQGLKCDFFAEYMDKFDKFIADELSIREGLYPPYTRLLRIKIEDKNDTKANHKMNEILNQLSKIKDIEIIGHGKCIIEMIASKYRYQILLRSLTHTPLLQASQIARAYGALPDIDPISFS, encoded by the coding sequence ATGAACTACTATCTAATCGCCATAATAGGCGCAAATCTACAACCCCTAATATATCAGAGCCAAACAGAGCTAAAAGAGTATGAAATCATCAAAGTATCACTACGCAATAAAATCCAAAATGGCGTTATATTGCACAAAACTACTAAGCCAAATTTCAAAACCTCTACTATAATAGATAGATTAAATTTAAGCTTTAGCAAATATCAAATCACTTTAGCTAAGTTTATTAGCCATTATTATACCTGTGAAATTGGCGTCGCTTTTGGGCTTTTTGAACCTTTTAGCAAATACCAAAGTGTAGATTGTAGCTTTATAAAATCACCAAATTTAAGCCCTCTACAACAACAAGCAGCCGAATTTACTAAACAAAATTTAATTAGTCTAATCTTTGGCGATACAGGAAGTGGCAAGAGCGAAATCTATATCAGCCAGATACAAGAGTGTTTAAACAAAGGCAAACAAGCTCTATTTTTAATGCCTGAAATATCGCTAACCCCACAAATGCAAGCTAGGCTTGAGGTCTATTTTGGACAAAGTATAGGCGTATGGCACTCCAAAATCTCACCTAAAAATAAAAAATCACTACTATCTGATTTTAGCTCAGGCAAGATAAAATTAATCGCTGGAGCGCGTTCAGCTCTATTTTTGCCTTTTAGCAATTTAGGTCTAATCATAGTAGATGAAGAGCATGATGATAGTTATAAAAATAGCAGCGATCCATATTACAATACCAAAGACCTAGCCATCTATATTGCCAACAAACTAAATATCAAATGCATTTTAGGAAGCGCCACCCCAAGTCTAAATAGCTATGTCAAATTCCCGCACTTTCGCCTAAAAGGTCGCTACTACAACTCTCAAAAAGAGTATATATATGATTATAGCCCAACAGGATTAAACAGCCTACTATTAAAACAGATATCCATAGCTCTTGAAGCTAAAAAGCAGATTATAATATTCTTGCCTACTAGAGCCAATTTTAAATTCCTAATATGTCAATCTTGCTTTGAAAGCCTACAATGCCCATACTGCTCAATATCTCTAAGCCTACATAAAAAGCACAAAACATTAAAATGCCACTATTGTGGATTTACTTGTGCTATACCAAATCTATGCCCAAGTTGCAATAGCCATATGCTAGAATCACGCAAAATAGGAACCAGCGAGCTTGTAGAGCAGATTAAACAATACTTTCCCCTAGCAAGAGTAGCTAAATTCGATAGAGATGAGATCACTACACAAAAGAAGCTTACCACCTTACTTAAAAACTTTAATGATTATAAAATAGATATAATAGTAGGAACTCAAATGCTAAGCAAAGGCCACGACTATCACAATGTCAGCCTAGCTATCATCATGGGACTAGATGGCCATCTGGAATATAGCGACTACCAAGCAAGAAGTAAAAGCCTAGCTCTAGCAATGCAAGTAGCTGGCAGAGCCGGCAGAGCTAGTTATGGAAAGGTAATAATCCAAGGGTTAAAATGCGATTTTTTTGCTGAATATATGGATAAATTTGATAAATTTATCGCCGATGAATTAAGCATAAGAGAAGGATTATATCCACCTTATACAAGACTACTTCGTATTAAAATAGAAGATAAAAACGACACCAAAGCCAACCATAAAATGAATGAAATTTTAAATCAATTATCTAAAATTAAAGATATAGAGATAATAGGTCATGGAAAATGCATAATCGAGATGATAGCATCAAAATACAGATATCAGATATTACTACGCTCACTTACTCACACTCCGCTATTACAAGCCAGTCAAATTGCTAGGGCTTATGGAGCCTTACCTGATATCGACCCAATAAGCTTTAGCTAA
- a CDS encoding LysE/ArgO family amino acid transporter, with product MQNFIFLKGFFLSLSLIMAIGAQNAFVLRQGIAKNNVFYVCLVCFLCDFVLILAGIFGVGEVIAKNVIVNVLITALGILFVSYYVITALISAFSTKNSVIFEIEHSNFSIKKTIILTLCITLLNPHVYLDTVFLVGASALTFDMKEKIIFALGSLSASFIWFFSLGFGAKKFSHFLSKPIINKIIDIFIAIIMFFVVFTLAKFLLKILEI from the coding sequence ATGCAAAATTTTATTTTTTTAAAAGGATTCTTTTTATCACTTTCGCTTATTATGGCAATTGGAGCTCAAAACGCTTTTGTTTTGCGACAAGGTATAGCTAAAAATAATGTATTTTATGTTTGCCTTGTATGTTTTTTGTGTGATTTTGTATTGATATTAGCTGGAATTTTCGGTGTTGGTGAAGTTATAGCAAAAAATGTGATAGTAAATGTATTAATCACAGCTCTTGGAATTTTATTTGTTAGTTATTATGTTATAACAGCATTAATTTCAGCATTTTCTACCAAAAATAGTGTAATATTTGAGATAGAACATTCAAATTTTTCTATTAAAAAAACTATTATTTTAACCCTTTGTATTACGCTTTTAAATCCACATGTTTATTTAGATACTGTTTTTTTGGTTGGAGCTTCAGCGCTAACATTTGATATGAAAGAGAAGATAATTTTTGCACTTGGTAGTCTTTCTGCTTCGTTTATTTGGTTTTTTTCATTAGGTTTTGGTGCTAAAAAATTTAGTCACTTCTTATCAAAACCGATAATTAACAAGATTATAGATATATTTATTGCTATTATTATGTTTTTTGTTGTTTTCACTCTAGCAAAATTTCTTTTAAAAATATTAGAAATTTAA